One window of the Microvirga mediterraneensis genome contains the following:
- the proS gene encoding proline--tRNA ligase, with translation MRLSRYFLPILRETPKEAEIVSHRLMLRAGMIRQESAGIYAWLPLGLKVLNKVNAIVREEQNRSGAVELLMPTIQSADLWRESGRYDAYGKEMLRIQDRHEREMLFGPTNEEMVTEIFRGYVRSYKDLPLNLYHIQWKFRDEVRPRFGVMRSREFLMKDAYSFDLDQAGAVHSYNKMFVAYLRTFARMGLKAIPMRADTGPIGGNLSHEFIILASTGESEVFCHADYLNFDIPAADTNFDDIAGLQSTVDKWTSLYAATSEMHDEAAFNAVSEDKKMSARGIEVGHIFYFGTKYSEPMGAKVMGPDGQETPVHMGSYGIGPSRLIAAIIEASHDENGIIWPEAVAPFDVAILNLKVGDAATDAASERLYRELGAAGRDVLYDDRDERPGGKFATADLIGVPWQVLIGPKGLAEGKVELKNRATGEREHLALEDVLARLTTRK, from the coding sequence ATGCGTTTGAGCCGCTACTTCCTCCCCATTCTCCGTGAGACGCCGAAAGAGGCGGAGATCGTGTCTCACCGCCTGATGCTGCGCGCCGGCATGATCCGCCAGGAATCGGCCGGGATTTATGCCTGGCTGCCGCTAGGCTTGAAGGTGCTCAACAAGGTCAATGCCATCGTCCGCGAGGAACAGAACCGCTCCGGCGCCGTCGAGCTTCTCATGCCTACGATCCAGTCCGCCGACCTGTGGCGGGAATCCGGCCGTTACGACGCCTACGGCAAGGAGATGCTGCGCATCCAGGACCGGCACGAGCGCGAGATGCTCTTCGGGCCGACCAACGAGGAGATGGTGACGGAGATCTTCCGGGGCTATGTGCGCTCCTACAAGGATCTGCCGCTGAACCTGTACCATATCCAGTGGAAGTTCCGCGACGAGGTGCGGCCGCGCTTCGGCGTCATGCGCTCGCGCGAGTTCCTGATGAAGGACGCCTATTCCTTCGACTTGGATCAAGCGGGCGCCGTGCATTCCTACAACAAGATGTTCGTGGCCTATCTTCGCACCTTCGCCCGCATGGGTCTGAAGGCGATCCCGATGCGCGCCGATACGGGCCCCATTGGCGGAAACCTGAGCCACGAGTTCATCATCCTGGCCTCGACGGGCGAGAGCGAGGTCTTCTGCCATGCGGATTACCTGAACTTCGACATCCCCGCGGCCGATACGAATTTCGACGACATTGCCGGTCTTCAGAGCACCGTCGACAAATGGACCTCGCTCTACGCCGCCACGTCCGAGATGCACGACGAAGCAGCCTTCAACGCGGTCTCGGAGGACAAGAAGATGTCCGCCCGCGGCATCGAAGTGGGTCACATCTTCTACTTCGGCACGAAGTATTCCGAGCCCATGGGCGCGAAGGTCATGGGGCCGGATGGGCAGGAGACGCCGGTCCATATGGGCTCCTACGGCATCGGCCCGAGCCGCCTGATCGCCGCCATCATCGAGGCGAGCCACGACGAGAACGGCATCATCTGGCCGGAAGCGGTCGCTCCCTTCGACGTGGCGATCCTGAACCTGAAAGTCGGCGACGCTGCGACCGACGCTGCCTCGGAGCGCCTTTATCGCGAACTGGGTGCTGCGGGGCGCGACGTCCTCTATGACGACCGGGACGAGCGTCCCGGCGGCAAGTTCGCCACTGCCGATCTGATCGGCGTTCCGTGGCAGGTCCTGATCGGCCCGAAGGGGCTTGCCGAGGGCAAGGTGGAATTGAAGAATCGCGCGACCGGAGAGCGCGAGCACCTTGCGCTCGAGGACGTGCTCGCCCGGCTCACCACGCGCAAATAG
- a CDS encoding lipoprotein-releasing ABC transporter permease subunit — MAKERDVKTAPTGTKPFSLFEWMLAGRYLRTRRREGFVSVIAGFSFLGIMLGVATLIVVLSVMNGFRKELLDKIVGINGHIFVAPLESPLTDYPEVAARIAVVPGVKRAIPLVEGQAFGSSQYNGSGILVRGIRAEDLRKIDHIAGNLRQGTLENFEDGEGVAIGRRLADALSLQAGDTLTIITPRGASTPFGTAPRVKGYPVKAIFEIGMSEFDSTFVFMPLTEAQNYFNRQNDVQLIEVYLDNADRVDEARVAIDEAAGRPILMTDWRQRNRTFFGALEVERNVMFLILTLIVLVAALNIISGLIMLVKDKSEDIAILRTMGATRGAIMRVFLITGASIGIVGTIAGFGLGLLLALNVETIRDVISRLTNTNLFPAELYFLSRLPAEVNPTEVATILIMAMVLSLLATLYPSWRAAKLDPVEALRYG, encoded by the coding sequence ATGGCCAAGGAAAGAGACGTCAAGACGGCCCCGACGGGGACGAAGCCCTTTTCGCTCTTCGAGTGGATGCTCGCCGGGCGCTACCTGCGCACGCGGCGGCGGGAGGGTTTCGTCTCGGTCATTGCGGGTTTCTCCTTCCTCGGCATCATGCTCGGCGTCGCCACGTTGATCGTGGTGCTCTCGGTCATGAACGGCTTCCGAAAGGAATTGCTCGACAAGATCGTCGGCATCAACGGCCATATCTTCGTGGCGCCGCTCGAGAGCCCGCTCACCGACTATCCCGAGGTCGCGGCCCGCATCGCGGTGGTGCCGGGTGTCAAGAGGGCGATCCCGCTCGTGGAGGGGCAGGCCTTCGGCTCCTCCCAGTACAACGGCAGCGGTATCCTCGTGCGCGGCATCCGGGCGGAGGATCTGCGCAAGATCGACCATATCGCCGGCAATCTGCGCCAGGGTACGCTGGAGAACTTCGAGGACGGCGAGGGGGTCGCCATCGGCCGCCGTCTCGCTGACGCGCTTTCGCTCCAGGCCGGCGATACGCTGACGATCATCACGCCGCGCGGCGCCTCGACGCCTTTCGGTACGGCGCCGAGGGTGAAGGGGTATCCCGTCAAGGCGATCTTCGAGATCGGCATGTCGGAGTTCGATTCCACCTTCGTGTTCATGCCGCTGACCGAGGCGCAGAATTACTTCAACCGCCAGAACGACGTGCAGCTCATCGAGGTCTATCTCGACAACGCCGACCGGGTCGACGAAGCGCGCGTCGCCATCGACGAGGCGGCGGGGCGCCCGATCCTTATGACCGACTGGCGCCAGCGCAACCGAACGTTCTTCGGCGCGCTCGAAGTGGAGCGGAACGTCATGTTCCTCATCCTCACGCTGATCGTGCTGGTGGCGGCGCTCAACATCATTTCCGGCCTCATCATGCTCGTGAAGGACAAGTCGGAGGACATCGCGATCTTGCGCACCATGGGGGCGACACGCGGCGCCATCATGCGGGTCTTCCTAATCACGGGTGCCTCGATCGGCATCGTCGGCACCATTGCCGGATTCGGTCTGGGGCTTCTGCTGGCGCTCAATGTCGAGACGATCCGAGACGTCATTTCCCGCCTGACGAACACAAATCTCTTCCCGGCTGAGCTCTACTTCCTGAGCCGGTTGCCGGCCGAGGTGAACCCCACGGAAGTGGCGACGATCCTCATCATGGCCATGGTTCTGTCGCTCCTGGCGACCCTGTATCCCTCCTGGCGGGCCGCGAAGCTCGATCCCGTCGAAGCGTTGCGTTACGGATGA
- a CDS encoding ABC transporter ATP-binding protein — MSPTQAQPALYLSKVERRYPQGDSFLEVLRGADLAIWPGEIVALIAPSGTGKSTLLHLAGLLERPDGGEVFVGSKQTAAMNDQERTRIRREELGFVYQFHHLLPEFSALENVVIPQLIRGLSKAEAQDRGTQLLTFLGLGKRLDHRPGELSGGEQQRVAIARAVANAPRLLLADEPTGNLDPNTADRVFQTLVAIVRASKLAALIATHNLDLAARMDRRVTIRDGLIVQLP; from the coding sequence ATGTCGCCGACTCAAGCCCAACCCGCCCTATACCTTTCCAAGGTCGAACGCCGTTACCCGCAAGGGGACAGCTTCCTCGAAGTGCTGCGAGGTGCCGATCTCGCGATCTGGCCGGGCGAGATCGTGGCGCTCATCGCCCCGTCCGGCACGGGCAAGTCGACCCTGCTCCATCTGGCGGGCCTGCTCGAGCGGCCAGACGGCGGCGAGGTGTTCGTCGGTTCTAAGCAGACCGCTGCCATGAACGATCAGGAGCGCACCCGTATCCGGCGCGAGGAACTCGGCTTCGTGTACCAGTTTCACCACCTGTTGCCGGAGTTCTCGGCTCTTGAGAACGTGGTGATTCCGCAGCTCATCCGTGGGTTGTCCAAGGCGGAAGCGCAGGATCGCGGGACGCAGCTCCTGACATTCCTAGGGTTGGGCAAGCGCCTCGACCATCGCCCCGGCGAACTCTCCGGCGGCGAACAGCAGCGCGTCGCCATCGCCCGTGCCGTCGCCAATGCGCCGCGTTTGCTCCTAGCCGACGAGCCGACCGGCAATCTCGATCCCAACACGGCGGACCGCGTCTTTCAGACGCTTGTCGCCATCGTACGCGCATCGAAGCTCGCGGCCTTGATCGCCACGCACAACCTGGATCTCGCGGCTCGGATGGACCGGCGCGTAACGATCCGAGATGGGCTGATCGTCCAGCTGCCGTAA
- the dnaE gene encoding DNA polymerase III subunit alpha — protein MARILHDIGFVHLHVHSSYSLLEGALKVAQLAKLAAADKQPALALTDTNNLFGALEFSEKLAGSGIQPIAGVQLSVCFEEPDPVARVVPQPSNIVLLAQNEEGYRNLMRLVSHAYFGVPLGEDPRVMAPVLSAHSEGLIALTGGFSGPLDCALRNGARQDLAQARLDLLKNAFGHQLYVEIQRHGLEDERLIEGELLALADRNGLPIVAANEPFFSSAKDYEAHDALLAIAEGQIVSNPDRRRLSPEHHFKTRQQMMELFADLPDALQASVEIAMRCATRVRTRKPILPNFGTGPDAAALDEGEELKRQAEEGLEKRLAAHGPAPGLTEQDYRDRLAYEIGIIRNMKFPGYFLIVADFIKWAKDHNIPVGPGRGSGAGSLVAYALTITDLDPLRFALLFERFLNPERVSMPDFDIDFCVEGRERVIEYVQQRYGEEQVAQIITFGTLLARGVIRDVGRVLEMPYGQVDKLTKLVPQNPANPVTLAQAIEGEPKLQAAIDEEPVVKRMLDIAQKLEGLHRHASTHAAGVVIGDRPLQELVPLYRDPKTGMRVTQFNMKWVEQAGLVKFDFLGLKTLTVLRTAVDLIRRKGIEVDLSALPLDDRKTYEMLQRGETVGVFQVESAGMRKALVEMETDRFEDIIALVALYRPGPMANIPVYCARKLGKDEHNKKDWYPHDKLEPILRETFGIIVYQEQVMEVAKVLSGYSLGDADLLRRAMGKKIKAEMDAQRERFVSGAKEGGLDKAKSNEIFDLLAKFADYGFNKSHAAAYALVAFQTAYLKANHAVEFLAASMTLDLDNTDKLSEFRREAQRLGFKVIPPSINRSGVVFDVKYDQEGKGQILYALAAVKGVGRQAIEAVVEARGDEPFKDLADFARRINPKAINKRTLENLIAAGAFDELEPDRAKACASIDAMMSLAQQSHEAANGGMMDMFGGVAAAGVQLRIGPYEPWPSAERLQREYDAIGFFLSGHPLDEYGDLLKKLRVQTWMEFCRSVKAGNSVGRVAATLLDRQERRTKTGNKMGILTLSDQTGQFEAIIFSEGLQRLREVLEPGSAVVLMLQAGLEGEEVRARIGMAEPLDEAVAKHQKSMRIFLRDERPITSVYERLKARGEGEVSLVLILDDGDREVEVKLPGKYMATPQIAGALRAVPGVVDVHVN, from the coding sequence ATGGCGCGCATTCTTCACGACATCGGTTTCGTCCATCTGCATGTCCATTCCTCGTATTCGTTGCTCGAGGGGGCGCTGAAGGTCGCGCAACTGGCCAAACTCGCAGCAGCGGACAAGCAGCCGGCCCTGGCGCTCACCGACACCAACAACCTCTTCGGCGCCCTCGAATTCTCCGAGAAGCTGGCGGGTTCCGGCATCCAGCCCATCGCAGGCGTTCAGCTGTCCGTCTGCTTCGAGGAGCCGGATCCGGTTGCCCGCGTGGTGCCGCAGCCGTCGAACATCGTGCTGCTCGCGCAGAACGAGGAGGGCTACCGCAACCTCATGCGCCTCGTGAGCCACGCCTATTTCGGTGTGCCGCTGGGCGAGGATCCGCGCGTGATGGCGCCGGTGCTCTCGGCTCACAGCGAGGGGCTGATCGCCCTGACGGGAGGTTTCTCGGGTCCGCTCGATTGCGCCCTGCGCAACGGCGCGCGCCAGGATCTGGCGCAGGCGCGGCTCGACCTGCTGAAGAACGCGTTCGGTCATCAGCTCTATGTCGAGATCCAGCGCCATGGCCTCGAGGACGAGCGTCTGATCGAAGGCGAGCTGCTTGCGCTGGCGGACCGCAACGGACTGCCCATCGTGGCGGCAAACGAACCCTTCTTCTCCTCAGCGAAGGACTACGAGGCGCACGACGCGTTGCTCGCGATCGCCGAAGGGCAGATCGTCTCCAATCCAGACCGCCGCCGTCTGTCGCCGGAGCATCATTTCAAGACCCGGCAGCAGATGATGGAGCTGTTCGCGGATCTGCCGGATGCGCTGCAGGCGAGCGTCGAGATCGCCATGCGCTGCGCCACGCGCGTGAGAACCCGCAAGCCCATCCTGCCGAACTTCGGTACGGGTCCGGACGCCGCCGCGCTGGACGAGGGTGAGGAGTTGAAACGGCAGGCGGAGGAGGGGCTGGAGAAGCGCCTCGCCGCCCATGGCCCCGCGCCGGGCCTGACCGAACAGGATTACCGCGACCGGCTCGCCTATGAGATCGGCATCATCCGGAACATGAAGTTTCCGGGCTACTTCCTCATCGTGGCGGATTTCATCAAGTGGGCGAAGGATCACAACATTCCGGTCGGCCCCGGCCGCGGCTCGGGTGCGGGCTCGTTGGTGGCCTATGCGCTCACCATTACCGATCTCGATCCCCTGCGGTTCGCCCTGCTCTTCGAACGCTTCCTCAACCCGGAACGCGTCTCGATGCCGGACTTCGACATCGACTTCTGCGTCGAGGGACGCGAGCGCGTCATCGAGTACGTGCAGCAGCGCTACGGCGAGGAGCAGGTCGCTCAGATCATCACATTCGGTACGCTGCTCGCCCGCGGCGTGATCCGCGACGTCGGCCGCGTGCTCGAAATGCCATATGGCCAGGTCGACAAGCTCACCAAGCTCGTGCCGCAGAACCCGGCGAACCCGGTGACGCTCGCGCAGGCCATCGAGGGCGAGCCGAAGCTGCAGGCGGCCATCGACGAGGAGCCGGTCGTCAAGCGCATGCTCGACATCGCGCAGAAGCTCGAAGGTTTGCACCGGCACGCCTCGACCCACGCGGCCGGCGTGGTGATCGGCGACCGTCCGCTTCAGGAACTGGTGCCGCTCTACCGAGACCCGAAGACCGGAATGCGCGTGACCCAGTTCAACATGAAATGGGTCGAGCAGGCGGGCCTTGTGAAGTTCGACTTCCTGGGCCTGAAGACGCTGACCGTTCTGCGCACGGCGGTGGATCTCATCCGGCGCAAGGGAATCGAGGTCGATCTCTCGGCCCTGCCGCTCGACGACCGCAAGACTTACGAGATGCTCCAGCGCGGCGAGACGGTCGGCGTGTTCCAGGTGGAATCGGCGGGCATGCGGAAAGCCCTCGTCGAAATGGAGACCGACCGCTTCGAGGACATCATCGCCCTCGTGGCGCTCTACCGTCCGGGCCCGATGGCGAACATCCCGGTCTATTGCGCGCGCAAGCTCGGAAAGGACGAGCATAATAAGAAGGATTGGTATCCTCACGACAAGCTGGAGCCGATCCTTCGCGAGACGTTCGGCATCATCGTGTACCAGGAGCAGGTGATGGAGGTGGCGAAGGTCCTCTCCGGGTACTCGCTCGGTGACGCCGACCTTCTGCGCCGCGCCATGGGTAAGAAGATCAAGGCCGAAATGGACGCGCAGCGCGAGCGCTTCGTCTCCGGCGCGAAGGAGGGCGGCCTCGACAAGGCGAAGTCGAACGAGATCTTCGACCTGCTCGCCAAGTTCGCCGATTACGGTTTCAACAAGAGCCACGCGGCAGCCTACGCGCTGGTCGCGTTCCAGACGGCGTACCTCAAAGCCAATCATGCGGTCGAGTTCCTTGCCGCATCGATGACGCTCGATCTCGACAACACCGACAAGCTCTCGGAATTCCGCCGCGAGGCCCAGCGCCTCGGCTTCAAGGTCATTCCGCCCTCGATCAACCGCTCCGGAGTGGTCTTCGACGTGAAGTACGACCAGGAAGGCAAGGGGCAGATTCTCTATGCCCTCGCGGCCGTGAAGGGCGTCGGTCGGCAGGCCATCGAGGCGGTGGTCGAGGCGAGGGGCGATGAGCCCTTCAAGGATCTTGCCGACTTCGCTCGTCGCATCAATCCGAAAGCCATCAACAAGCGCACGCTCGAAAATCTCATCGCTGCCGGCGCCTTCGACGAGCTGGAGCCGGACCGCGCGAAGGCCTGCGCGTCCATCGACGCCATGATGAGCCTCGCCCAGCAGTCGCACGAGGCGGCCAATGGCGGTATGATGGACATGTTCGGCGGGGTCGCGGCGGCCGGCGTGCAGCTGCGTATCGGACCCTACGAGCCCTGGCCCTCCGCCGAGAGGCTGCAGCGCGAATACGACGCCATCGGGTTCTTCCTCTCGGGCCACCCGCTCGACGAGTACGGCGACCTCCTCAAGAAGCTGCGCGTCCAGACCTGGATGGAGTTCTGCCGTTCGGTAAAGGCAGGCAACTCCGTGGGGCGGGTCGCCGCCACCCTCCTCGACAGGCAGGAGCGCCGGACCAAGACCGGCAACAAGATGGGCATTCTGACCCTATCGGATCAGACCGGGCAATTCGAAGCCATCATCTTCTCCGAAGGGCTGCAGCGCCTGCGCGAGGTCCTGGAGCCCGGTTCAGCCGTGGTCCTGATGCTCCAGGCCGGACTCGAAGGCGAAGAGGTGAGGGCGCGCATCGGCATGGCCGAGCCGTTGGACGAGGCCGTCGCTAAGCATCAGAAGAGCATGCGGATTTTCCTGCGCGACGAACGGCCGATCACGAGCGTCTATGAACGGCTTAAGGCCAGGGGCGAGGGGGAGGTGTCCCTCGTCCTCATCCTCGACGACGGCGACCGGGAGGTCGAGGTCAAGCTTCCCGGCAAGTACATGGCCACCCCTCAGATCGCCGGAGCGCTTCGCGCCGTGCCAGGGGTCGTGGACGTCCATGTGAACTGA
- a CDS encoding 30S ribosomal protein S2, translated as MALPDFSMRSLLEAGAHFGHQAHRWNPKMGQYIFGTRNNIHIIDLAQTVPMLHRALQAVSDTVAKGGRVLFVGTKRQASDAVAEAAKRSAQYYVNSRWLGGMLTNWKTISGSISRLRKVDEILAGGGQGLTKKERLMLAREKEKLERALGGIKDMGGTPDLIFVIDTNKEQLAIQEAKRLGIPVAAIVDTNCDPDGITFPVPANDDAGRAIALYCDLIARAALDGISRGAGAMGIDIGESENPMTEELPANDTAVAAYEGEQFERLAAPRGAPDDLTKLNGVGPQLEKKLNEAGIFHYWQLAAMQAGDVAQLDKDLKLNGRLERDRWVNQARPMIEAAAA; from the coding sequence ATGGCGCTTCCCGATTTCTCGATGCGCAGCCTGCTTGAGGCTGGCGCTCACTTTGGCCACCAGGCCCACCGTTGGAACCCGAAGATGGGTCAGTACATCTTCGGCACCCGCAACAACATCCATATCATCGACCTCGCCCAGACGGTTCCGATGCTGCACCGCGCCCTCCAGGCCGTCAGCGACACGGTGGCCAAGGGCGGTCGCGTGCTCTTCGTCGGCACGAAGCGTCAGGCTTCCGACGCGGTTGCCGAAGCTGCCAAGCGTTCGGCCCAGTACTACGTCAACTCCCGTTGGCTCGGCGGCATGCTGACCAACTGGAAAACGATCTCCGGCTCCATCTCCCGCCTGCGCAAGGTGGACGAGATTCTCGCCGGCGGCGGCCAGGGCCTCACGAAGAAGGAGCGTCTGATGCTCGCTCGTGAGAAGGAAAAGCTCGAGCGCGCCCTCGGCGGCATCAAGGACATGGGCGGCACGCCCGACCTGATCTTCGTCATCGACACCAACAAGGAGCAGCTGGCGATCCAGGAGGCCAAGCGCCTCGGCATCCCGGTGGCTGCCATTGTCGATACGAACTGCGACCCGGACGGCATCACCTTCCCGGTTCCGGCCAATGACGACGCCGGCCGTGCGATCGCGCTCTACTGCGACCTGATCGCCCGCGCGGCTCTCGACGGTATCTCCCGTGGCGCCGGCGCCATGGGCATCGATATCGGCGAGTCCGAGAACCCGATGACCGAAGAGCTTCCGGCGAATGACACGGCTGTTGCCGCCTACGAAGGCGAGCAGTTCGAGCGTCTGGCCGCTCCCCGCGGCGCTCCCGACGATCTGACCAAGCTGAACGGCGTCGGCCCGCAGCTCGAGAAGAAGCTCAACGAGGCCGGCATCTTCCATTACTGGCAGCTGGCCGCCATGCAGGCGGGCGATGTCGCCCAGCTCGACAAGGACCTGAAGCTGAACGGCCGCCTCGAGCGTGACCGCTGGGTCAACCAGGCCCGCCCGATGATCGAAGCCGCTGCTGCGTAA
- the tsf gene encoding translation elongation factor Ts, with protein MANITAAMVKELRETTSAGMMDCKAALAETNGDMEAAIDWLRKKGLSKAAKKAGRVAAEGLVAVESSGHTATILEVNSETDFVARNDQFQAFVREAAKIGLMGNGTIESLEAATFPGSSTTVKDRLQELIATIGENMTLRRIAKLEVSKGVIASYVHNAVSEGLGKIGVLVALESEGDVDALSTLGRQIAMHVAATNPVALDASGVDQATVERESAILRDKNAGKPDHVMQKIIESGLKSYFKEVTLLEQPFVHDPSKTVTQVLKEAESRAGKPVTLKAFVRYALGEGIEKEEAPDFAAEVAAQAGLKA; from the coding sequence ATGGCGAACATTACCGCTGCGATGGTGAAAGAGCTGCGTGAGACGACCAGCGCCGGCATGATGGACTGCAAGGCCGCCCTCGCCGAGACCAACGGCGACATGGAGGCCGCGATCGACTGGCTCCGCAAGAAGGGCCTGTCGAAGGCCGCCAAGAAGGCCGGTCGCGTGGCGGCCGAGGGCCTCGTGGCCGTCGAGTCCTCCGGCCACACGGCAACGATCCTCGAGGTCAACTCCGAAACGGACTTCGTTGCCCGCAACGACCAGTTCCAGGCCTTCGTGCGCGAAGCCGCCAAGATCGGCCTGATGGGCAACGGCACCATCGAGTCGCTCGAAGCCGCCACCTTCCCGGGCTCTTCCACGACCGTGAAGGACCGTCTGCAGGAGCTCATCGCCACCATCGGCGAGAACATGACTCTCCGCCGTATCGCCAAGCTCGAAGTTTCTAAAGGCGTGATCGCCTCCTACGTGCATAACGCCGTCAGCGAAGGCCTCGGCAAGATCGGTGTCCTTGTGGCGCTCGAGTCCGAGGGCGATGTCGATGCGCTCAGCACCCTCGGCCGTCAGATCGCCATGCACGTGGCCGCCACCAACCCGGTGGCCCTCGATGCGTCGGGCGTCGATCAGGCGACCGTCGAGCGCGAGAGCGCCATCCTGCGCGACAAGAATGCCGGCAAGCCGGATCACGTCATGCAGAAGATCATCGAGAGCGGCCTGAAGAGCTACTTCAAGGAAGTCACCCTCCTGGAGCAGCCCTTCGTTCACGATCCCTCCAAGACCGTGACCCAGGTTCTCAAGGAAGCCGAGTCCAGGGCCGGCAAGCCGGTGACTCTCAAGGCCTTCGTCCGCTACGCCCTCGGTGAGGGCATCGAGAAGGAGGAGGCTCCGGACTTCGCGGCCGAAGTAGCTGCCCAGGCCGGTCTCAAGGCCTAA